The genomic stretch CAGCTTAAGTCGCTAATTGTggaccccactccccaccaccgAGCCTCTGGGGCTCTGTCTGACACAGACCTCCACTCTATGGCATCTAGTATCCTTGATTCCCCTTGTGCCCCCTGAGAGCTCCTTGGAAAGGGCTGAGCAGAGGCCTCAGAGGAGAAAGGGCCAGGGCCTAGACATGCCACACTctcacccccagcctggccctctaGGATGTTCCACCAGGCTCAGAAAGACAGGGATGGCCTCATGGTGGCCCCCAGATCCTGGCAGGAACCCCAGGAGGGTTCAGAGGACTAAGACTTGGCTTTCCCATGCAAGGGTAGCAACTCTGCCGTCACACAGTTACTTTCCTGGGCCGCAGAACTCAGACCATGCGTTCTACCTGCCGTCAAGGGCTGCCCATTGAGTCCCGCATGTTGCTCTGGCTTGTGTCTGACCCCATCAGTCAAGGCCAAATCAGCCTCTGGGGCCCAGAAACATCACACCCAGTGTGGGGAGCTTCTTCCATATCAGAGTGGCATGGCATGGGGGCTCACACAGATGACTGCCTATAAAatatacaccccccccccaatgcacctGTATTTACAGACACCTCCAACCACATGGGCACACAGACACCCAGAAATGTACACATGTGGACCCACACCCCCACGGCCATGAAACTCAGTGTGGGCAGCAAACACAAATGCATGCTGTCCTGGGTGGTGGTTGGGGAggtggatgaaaaaggtgaaggaaaattaggggtacaaactttcagttataaagtaAGTTACAGGATGTAATGTACAAAagaggaaatatagtcaatatcgCAATCATTTTGTGTGGTGCCAAATGGGTACTAGGCTTAGTGTTACGATCCCATCGTAAGGGAGGTAAATGTCAAATCATGGCtgcacatctgaaactaatacaatattatatgccCACTATACTGTAacggggaaaaaaaacacacccacaaaacTAACCTCGTGCTATCCTCTCCAAACTTCATTGTGAAAACCAAACACTTGTCAGCCCTTCAAGAGCCTGTGGCTTTTCCAGAAACAGTTCCTGTTCCACGGAGAGGCCCCCGGAGCTGGAGGCCATGTAGGAAATTAAGCCTGGGAGACCTTGTTAGAGAGAACATTGTTCCCTGGACCTGGTGTGGATGCAGCCACGACCCACCGCCAGCCCCAGAAGCTCCTGGTGCCTGCGGGGACTAGGTAGGAAGGTACTGCCCACCTCAGAGGGAGGTGAGGCTCACCGTGCGGAGCGAAGAGTCACTCAGCCAGGTGTGCTGGAGCCAGGATTCGTACTCAGGGTCTCATACCAGCTGAGAGCCCCAGCTCACCTCTGCAGCGTTGGGGTTTAGTGTGGGCTGCACAAACCAGGACTGGCTGTCAGACGGGATCTCACTGTGAAGGAACACTCTGCAGTTCCGCTGGCTGGACAGGCACATGGTTGTCGTTTCCTCTGCTCACAGGGTCTGTAGGGAAGAAGAccctggctgagcagagcttaTCAACTGCTCTGGGCCCTCGGCTGGAACTGAGGTGAGCAATTTGACTGGAATCTGCCTGGTGGAGAGTGGGGCAGTGAGAGTCCTCCTTACACTCAATCTCTCACTGTGGCCAGAGGAGAGGGCTCTAGGGGGTGAAGGGGAGGCTGGGATTGGAATGGACACCAGGGTGGGCACAGCCAGCCCAAATGCCTCTTAGGATAACAGGCAGGATGGGAGCTTGGGAGTAGTAGCTAGATCCAGTGTCTCCCAGAGACCCCTCCGGTCACTCCAGGCCAGGAAGTCCAAGCTGTGCCTGGAGCCCCATCAGACGGAAGGGGTAGGCTCAGCGGGCTGCCAGACCGCCTAGGGAGGGCTAGAGTGTGCTCAaggaggcaggtgggtgggctGCGAATTCTTGGAAGGGCTCATTAATGAAAACCCCTGATGGTGACCACCTGGGGAAAGGCTCACCTTTCCCATTTGAAGCTGATAAGAGCCAGGAGATTCCACAGTTCAGGTAGTTCCCCCACCTCCCGGGAGTTTTGTGGTCACTATTAATCATTTCCTCTAACGGTGCATATAAAAGCTCTTTTGCCAGTGAGCCCAGTATTCAGAGAGAAAGGCTAAAGTCCTCAGGAGGATGTGGCTGCAGAACCTGCTGTTCCTGGGCACTGTGGTTTGCAGCATCTCCGCACCCACCCGCCCACCGAGCCCCGTCACCCGGCCCTTTCTACATGTGGAAGCCATTAAAGAAGCTCTGAGCTTTCTGGGACCAAGCAATGACCCTGCTGCTGTGATGGTAAGTGAGGGAGTGAGGCTTGTGCCTGGGCCACCTTGCAACCACCCTCCCCCCGTCCTGGCCTGGACAAGCCCTGCCTGTCAGCTTCATAACACTGCATTTTCCTTTTCTATAGGATGAAACAGTAGAAATCGTCTCTGAAGTGTTTAACCCCCAGGTAAGATGCTCTTCTCTGACACACCTTCCCAGAGTGGCTCCATGTTAGATGGATTCTCACAAGGTGGTCCACTTCCCCTCCAGTCAGCTGGCTGCCAGAAGGAGGTGTGCTCAGAAGGCACTGGCCTTGCCCCCGTGGCAGTCACGTGAGCTGCcttattatctgagcagccatgGACAGACCTAGCATTCAAAGAGCCAGGGGTCACCAGGGACAGGTGGGTAAGCAGGGGTTGGTCATGAGGCAGGGACTGTGGCTTAGGGCACTCACTGTGATGGCTACAGAGGGGCACAGAGGGGTCCAGGTGATGCCCTGCCCCCTTTTCCCTGGAAAGTGGGGTAGTGACTTCCTTTCCTAGGGGCTGGGACCCTCTTGagatgccaggccaagggaataTGCTGTGCGGGCTGAGGGTGGCCTGAGCTGAGTGGTGAGGTGGAGTCAGATTGGTGCCTACAGTggacagggggcagggcagcataTATGACTGGACTTGCCTGAGACTAGCTGGGACCTCCCAGGCTTTACTCTTAGGGGACAGGGATGAGAACATGAAGTGATGGGGAGGGCTCTTGGCTTACCAAGGCCTGGACATTTTCTATAGGAGCCGACGTGCCTGCAGACCCGCCTGGAGGTGTTTATGAAGGGCCTTCGGGGCAGCCTCACCAGGCTCAACGGCTCCTTGACCTTGATAGCCAGCCACTACAGGCGGCACTGCCCCCCTACGCTGGTGAGTGCCTGTGTCAGGGCCCCGAATGGGAAGGTCTTGGTCTATGAGGATGGAGGACTGTGGATGGGAGACGTTTGAGGGTGCCTGTTCGGGACACCAAAGGGACTCTGTGTTAACAGATTTGTAATTAGAGCAGCCCAGCCCATTTCAGGCTCAAGGAGTTCACAGCGCCCCCTAGTGGCAGCTGCTCTGTTCTTGTCAGAGGTGAGGCAAACCCAAGGAAACTCAGTGTCAGGCCAAAGATAACAGAGGAAATTCCGGAGCCCAAGTGCCACCTCCCAATGGGACCTTCCCCTGGGCCCTGGTGGGGTTCCTGGATTGCATGGGAGCAAGGATGGAAGCATATCCGGATGTACAAAGTCCAACCATTCCTTTCTTGTGTATTCCTGCCCTTTCTGGGTGTTTGGAGCCAGCCTCAGCCAAGCTGCTCTGTCCTGGCTTGGGACCAAAGAGCCAGTGGCCCAACTGCCCAGCAGACCAGCCTCCAGCACTTTGCAGGTCCCTGGCCCCAACTTCGGGTGACACACGTCACCTGATCCAGTCAGCAGGCAGGCCCGAGATGGGCCTTCTGACCTCTGAGTCCTAAGAGACACATAAACACGCTggtgctcccccctccccccttcacaTTACCCATTCACACCTAGactcaagttttctttttctcttttttcttcttttaaggaaACTTCCTGTGCAATCCAGAATACCActtttgaaaatttcaaagaGGACCTGAATGCTTTTCTACTTATCACCCCCCTTGACTGCTGGAATCCAGTCCAGAAGTGAGGCAGGCCAGTCCAGGAGCCAGCCCTGGGAGCTTACCTTGCAGATCGCTGCCCTCCTACCCTCAAAGAGCCGAAACTCAGGATCTCCACCTTGGAGGGGCCACAGGATGGGCCAGGCCATGGGGCCACGGACTTGTGCTGAGCCATGCTGACCCATATCTGGGTGGAGGATTTTTACACTGGCAGGGaccattaatatttatttatatatttatgtattttaatatttatttatttatttatgctcctACTTAGTATTTATTCAAGATATCTTaccataataataaattattaaaattctgttctTATTTGTGCAGTTTTGCAGTTTGTTTTCACTATGAGCAAATGCTAGTGGTGCTGCCCTCCCTACAGGATAGAGGGAGGTTaccgggaggggggcaggggctggggcctgcaGCCGGTCAAGCATTGTCTGTGGACAGCACTGTCAGagtagaggggaggggagagcggcCTGGGTGCAGCATTCAGCACACCGGGATGTGCTTCCCAGGATGCACAGGGGCTCCCTTCCTAGGGAGAGGTTTCCAGGTTCACTTAAAAATCCAAGGGACCCAGTCAGTGGGAAACTTGCCCCAGAGAAGGGGCATCCTCCTTCCTGGGCAGGCCTGAGGGTTGATCGGCTTGGCTGGGCGATGACTAGACAGGCCCCCTAGCATCAGGCAAACCACCTGTGCCCCTCAGAGGCCACACCCTGCCTAAAGGTCAGGGCTTCACCACTCCTAAGGGAAACCAGCAGGTAGTCTAGCTGTTCTGGGGAAAAGAAACCAAACCACAGGGATCAGTGCTcagcatacactgagtggccagatttttatgatctctgaacacataacaatctgaccactcagtgtgtgtgtgtgtgtgtgtgtgtgtgtgtgtgtatctcttagaggcccagtgcatgaattcatgcatgggtggggtctggccagcctggccagggggaggggacatgggcggttggccagcctgcctgctggtcgaatggacaatttgcatattagccttttattatataggatatacaccgagtggccagattattatgtgctcagagatcataataatctggccactcggtttATTTACCGAACTTTCCCCAAAATGGGTGATCTTAATCTTTGAGAGTCAGAATGTTGGTACATGAAATTTTGTATCAGGTGCTTTCTCCTAAAATTCATGGCTGTCGGGACGAGAACATAGCATCTGTCTTCTCTCCCCTTGCTTTGCCAGCAGGGCTGGAGACTTCCTTGCGCCTGTTCCCACAAGTCCCTCCTGTGGACTCTGAGAAAGTGGGTGTGTCCCAGGTGTcaggtgggagcagggccagccttcCCCCTGACAGGTGAGCCTGGGGAAGCTGGGTTGGTGCAGCTTTAGCCCCTGCTGGCTCTCTCTCCACCCTATCCACTCTCTGTGCTCTGGTCAGACCTGCAGATAGCACCAGTCCTGGCCAAAGACCTGCCCCACACACAGGCAGAAGGGTCTTGACTCAAAATGCGAGTATGAATAACATATCTTGAACCAAACCTGCATTTGAACAAAGACAAGAATCCATGAAATGTGCTGTGGTCATATAAAATGCATGAAAAGCACATCTTGTCTGGTGATAAGGTCCTCTCTATCTTCCACCTAAGGCGGTGATGACTGATAAGAGATTTAGCATTTCCTTAGACCCACATATATAGGTATCCCTCCCCACAGAAATGTCGCCAAGCCCAGGGCTCGGATTGCTCTTAAGTTACAGCATGTACCTGTTCGTGCTCCTGGCTTGTGTGCTCTGGTGCTTGGAAAGCCATCCCATCCCGATGAAGATAACCAGCGGGCCTCTCTATGACAATCACACGGCAGTCTGTGCTGAGATTCAGAAGGACCTTTCGGCTGACAACACCACATACAACGTAAGTCTGGGTCTTCATCAAACATCACTTGTCTTTCGGTGGCCCGTTGTGCTTCTGACCAACTTTTCCTGCTTCCAGGGTTACTTCAAAAGGCCCCAGAACACCAGCGAGGTAAGGAGCAGCTACCACATGGACCTTATTTCAAAGGCCATCACCCCAGTCGGCACCTAgggaagagataaaaagaaaagctgtTGGAGAGAGAAAGCTGAGAGTCTGAGGATGGAGCCTCCAGCCCAGCCAACAGATGAAGCCATGGCCAGGTCCTGAGCTTTGCCGGGCTTTCTCATCACCATCCCAGatcagccctgggcctggggagagACCAGGAACCCACTGCAGAGCTCGCAGTGCTCAGAGGTCTCCTGTGGGAGGGTCAGGGCAGGGCCTGAATTTGAGCCCAGGGCTCCTCTGACCAAGGTGACAGGGGTGGATGAGGTTGGCGGTCAACTGGTGCTATGCGTGCACCACCACCATCCCAGTGCCCAACCCTGTTTCAGGAGTCCTGCTATGGGGAGTTTATAAAGGACTTCATCTCCACCCTGAAGAGCCTCATGAAAGATTACAAGAATGAACACCTACAAAAGGTTTACGAGAACATGAAACATCTTACCCAAATCTGCACAAGGCTTCAAGTAAGTTGCTGTTTGCTCTTGGGGGAACCTGACACATTATTTTCCTTGCTACAGCCAGAGGCCCAGCAGGGCAAAGGGCTTCTTATGGCCCCTGCTTTCTACATCGGAGGCCTCGGGAACTACTTTCCAATTCAAAAGCCCACTGGCTGatgggggctgggctggtgggagtggggactCAGGGGTCATTCTGGAGGTTTGCCATGCTCTCTGCCAAGCCCCCGGGTACAGGGGTCAGTGTGGAGTAGGTCTGAGACAGGTCTGGTCATGGACTCAGcctggggagaggaaagggccaTGCAGTGCCAATCCCAGTCAGGCagtggtttgggggaggggggggggttgtggggaAATGACAGAGGTGCTCCACTCTCTTTATCTAGTGCTTGCACAGTCCCCTGCTCATCCCTGTGTCCCTGTCCTAGGCAGCCGTGACCTGCCCACACCCCACTGACTCTTACCCCAAGGCCCTGGGCTCCACAATCAGCAAATGGGCCCCAGTGCCTTCCCTAAGACAGACGCTAAGTTACCTCCTAGCAGATGGGGAGTTTACCATGTGAcccttttatttattctgctgcgatgacttaaatatatatatttcttttttagccGAAAAGATCACCCAAGAACTGTACTTCTGAGTACAGTGATTTCGCACAGTTCAAGGAAGCCTTAAAGAGTGTTATTCTGTACATAGAAGTATGGAAATCATGTAATAGGACTGGGGGTAGCCTCTGAGACTCTGTCCTCTCATGGGAGCCCGGTATATATGGTTAAAGCTGCAGAAAATGGGATTGGAGGAGCGTCGGGAACAACTGACGTCTGGGATGGATGGGGGGGTACCGgccctgggctggcagaggaggctgAGGGTGGTAATGGAGGGGCTGTGCCTGAAGAAATATTTCTGTAACTGATGCATTAGCGCCTTCTGCTCCAATAAAGCTGGGGCATGGAAATGCTGGTGACAGAGTCCAGTCTCCCTGGGCCTTGATGGACTGAaagaggcaggaggctgggatTGGTGGCACCAtaaccagggcccagaggtctcccaggaggaggcccaggagggcaAGTGGGAAACCCACCTCATGGCCCCAGTGCTACCCCCTCCAGTGCCAGTAGTCACACTGTAGGGGCCCCATCAAGCAAGGTCTGTGCAGCTTGTTACTGCCCccacttctctctgtgtccttcaGGACTCAAAACTGATCTTTGcccagacccccctccccaggtcctCCCTCCTTTGGTCTTTACTACAGCTCCTGGGGAGCTTGAAGTTTAATTCAACCCTCCTTCCCTGAGGGCTCAGTGTGGCCACAAAGGGTCAGCCCTGGGGAGTGGCTCCGGGGACCTGGACCAGATGGGGGGCCCACAAGGACCAGGGCATCTCCAAACCCCTAGCTTCTTTCAGACCTGACTTCAAAGTAAAGCCCCTCGCCTGGCCTGCAGGGCCCCTCACACATGCTCCAGTGCCTCCTTGCACAACTGGAGCCCTCCTTGACTACTAATGCCCTAACACCCCAGAGCACAAGGCCCTGCCCGTGGTGAACCCACAGGCACTTGGGTCCTGAAGTGCTTCCGTGCTCTGATCCTCCACCCTCAAGTCTAACCCTAACCTAATCATATGAACAGTTTATTGGAAGTGAGTGGGATTACCCCACAATCAGCTTCCTACAGTCTAAACCTCTCAGACTGTGGGCTCCTCCACCAAACCAGGAAAGACAAAGATGGATTGTTCTGGAATATAATTAGGTATCAAGCTATAACACAACGTGGCCCAGGACAGACCTACCGAGTCTGCACTGTCTACCCATTGATAGACCTTGCTAAGCTGTGACACTTCAGATGATGCCTGCAGCCAGCACACAGGCCACcaccgccctgcccaccccctccctggccctagGAGTCCTGGGCCACTCCACCCCTTGGGGCCACATCAGGCTGGAGGTCAGCAAGTGTGACTGAGTGAAGCTGCCGTATTATCTCAGAACATGGAGGGTGGCCCTGTGACTCAGGTTTGGTGTCAGGGTCGGTATGGGGCTAGGAGTCAAGAGTGGTTTCAGCCCTGAGAAAGCCCACAGTCCAGTCCCCAGTGGCTGTGAGCTCCTGTCCCTTGGGTGCTCAGGCTTCTGAAGACCACTCCTCCCTGAAAGGCAGCAGGGTCTGGGGGTGCATGCTGAGACATGCTGGCAGGAAGACCCGCCACTTCACTGACCCAGCCTCCTCTTGGCCTGAGGCACCTAATGGTAGAGGGCTAGAGGCTTGCATGTACATCCTTGTCATCTCACTGCTGTGTTTGGGACAGCAGGATGTGCACGAGCCTAGCCTGCCACtagcttgctgtgtgaccctggacaggtgcctcagtctctcagccAGAGTCCACAAAGGTGGGGTGGACTCCAGCCCCAGAGGCCAGACCACGGCCAATGTTCAAAGTCttggtcaaactagaggcctCAAAGCATCTGGCTCAACTTTAGGGAAACAGGCTGACAGAGAGCCTCTGGTACCTCTCCTGAGAAACAGGAAAGTTGGGAAGGTCCAGGTGGGAAGGTGGCTATACCACACACAGAAACTGCCTTCATCTCCCTGATAACCTTTTCTATGTGCCCTAGTTTACTCTTCAACCAGGCTCAGATCTGGACAGTGGCAGTGGGGAACCTGCTGGGGGCTGGAAccggggaaggggggcggggcatGTGCTCAGTTTCTGAGCTCATAGTTTCCTTGGAGCCTACTGGTACTGCTGCCTTGGGATCTAAGGAGAGGCCGGTACTTTGGGAGCCTGGAACTCTGGGCTGGAAACCTGGGCACAAGAGGCAAAGCCCTGACCCCCAATTGTCTGGGCTTGGCTCTAGACACCCTGTTTTCCTAGAATGCCAGGAAGCAGGTCCAAATTATATCTCTCCATGGGAGATAACCATGAGCAGGCCTGGGGAAGGCCCACGTTGACCCTGAGGACAAACTCTCAACTTTGCTAGGCCCATCTCTAaaccaggagggagaagagggctgGGTGGCCTGAGGAACAGGTTCATTCACGCAACAAGATTTCCCAGGACAGTAAAACAGTCCCTCCTACTCCCTTCACAGAGGCCTCCCCAGGAACCACCTCAACTCTTTATCTCCTctgcctgctcaccccaccccccctcagaAATCAGTAGTTCTGAGGGTGGAACCAGGAATCTAAGGTGTGCACTAAAGCAGCAGGGCAGCCCTCTCTCATATGCTAGACCTTGAGAAGTGGAACAGCCCCCTTGTCAGCCACATGGCAGTCTCTGTCATGGGCCATAGCACAGCCACATCCTTTGACTCAACGTCCATATTCAGAGGGATCACAGAAGGAGGAGAAAAGTTTCATCCACAGAAATAGCCAATGGTCAGTCCATGGAATGAAATGATGGACATGAAACTAACATGACAAGGCACCTGAGAAAGTTCCAGAATGGCACTGATGCAGGGGTGACCCTGTGTGACCTCAGggttggaagggaaagggatgatGACTTGGGTggaaggatggcaggggagcttcCTCCTGGATTTTCCACCCTGTGGTGGCCGTAAATGTGGCCATGGCATGACCTGAGGAGAAAGGCTAAGTGCCAAGGTCAGTGGGTATAATGTGGCCAGTCCCCTTGCTTATTGAGAATTTGCATTCTCAGTGTCCCCAGCTAAGTGGGGGTCCTCATGGTGGCTCACATCACACCGAATGATTCCCCAAGTTGGCTGTTCAGCCAACATGCTGGTGATTATCTAACAATGGGGGCTGCTCACCTCAAAGCCCCGGGCTCTGGTACCCTCTTTCAGAGATAGCATGGACAGCAGAAGAGGCCTGTCTGCTCCTCCtcagcaggcagggcagctctCAGTACGGGCCTGGAGGATGCAAAGTGTTATCCAGGCATCCTCACCCAACCTCACAGCTGTCATTGTGCTGGAGTCACAGATGGAGGCTACATACTGGCCTGCATCACAGCCCCAGTGGGCAGGCCTGGCCCTGGAACCCACGTATGCCATGTTCCTGAGCCCTTACTCCTCTTGCTTCCTGGCTGTCTGCACATGTACGTGCTTGGGAACTTGGGGTCTGTATGATTGGAAGTGGAAGACGGGGGCTGCATGGACCAGGCACATGCTGTGCCAGCCTGAGCTTCTGAGCAAGCTGCTGTTTGTGTTGAAAGCCCATGGCTGGTCGCTCTGGATCCCATAGCTCCTGCCCTGGAACCTCCAAGCTTGCTACATGGGCTTCACAAATAACAAATCGGGCACGCAGGTCTCTTCTCGGTCTGCTTTTCAAATCTGTGAGGTGGGATCATGGCAGGAACAGAGAGGCTCcagcctcaggccagcctgcctgACACAAGAAGGCCTAGCCAGACGCAGAGCCCTGCTGCCTGGGCCTCTGGGGAGAGCCAGGGAAACCTCTCTGCTGGGAGTGCCCTGATTTCCCTGTCCCTCTGAGGAGAGGGGAGGCCAGAATGCTCATGGCATCCggtctgcagggcagggcagagcagggccag from Eptesicus fuscus isolate TK198812 chromosome 6, DD_ASM_mEF_20220401, whole genome shotgun sequence encodes the following:
- the CSF2 gene encoding granulocyte-macrophage colony-stimulating factor, with translation MWLQNLLFLGTVVCSISAPTRPPSPVTRPFLHVEAIKEALSFLGPSNDPAAVMDETVEIVSEVFNPQEPTCLQTRLEVFMKGLRGSLTRLNGSLTLIASHYRRHCPPTLETSCAIQNTTFENFKEDLNAFLLITPLDCWNPVQK